From one Lycium barbarum isolate Lr01 chromosome 6, ASM1917538v2, whole genome shotgun sequence genomic stretch:
- the LOC132645263 gene encoding uncharacterized protein LOC132645263: MADSGQSGHVNNNEIVAENEGSGLRGLPNPTDPNPVNSREGLNRQNTVDQENTAQPATDPLNTHNSITLSRTQGRKEPDTPNDNIDLRLIFEMLQEQRAAIAEQGIAIAQLQTRRDTTTPEKTSGVAEPRRDEARVVESNGSGAGSSTEVLKMLETLAKRVDSTEKRVETYNSRVDQIPGAPPLLKGSDSKRYIQRPFPPSAAPKLIPKRFKMPDIQKYDGTTDPHEHVTSYTCAIKGNDMEEDEIESVLLKKFGETLSKGALTWYNHLPEHSITSFEMLVNAFIKAHAGAKKVQARKADIFRIAQRDDELLREFVNRFQRERMELPPIPEEWAAQAFTKGLNVRSSTASFKLKESLLEYEAVTWADVHNLYESKIRVEDDQLELPPGPINMNKSFERPRKNYEPEDRSSKERYQPYSHSEKPSFRSEKSRVGPSHFSSRGDKRVERPSNSRGLSFRSDAGSSAGNKDLPKISEYDFNVSTSGLVSTIGRISDVRWPRPLRSDPGQRDPSMVCEYHGTHGHRTEDCRQLRDEVARLLKNGHLRELLSERAKSHYKERETHKRAEPVEPQHIINMIVGGTDAPRGPVMKRAKVSVVREKRSRDYLPEGSISFSNEDAKGIIQPHNDALVISILIFKI, encoded by the coding sequence atggctgacagtggacaatctggtcacgtcaacaacaacgagattgtggcagaaaatgaaggcagcgggctacgaggattaccaaaccccactgacccgaaccccgttaattcaagggagggcctcaaccggcaaaacaccgtggaccaggagaacaCCGCCcaaccggccactgatcctctaaatactcacaattctattactttgtcccggacacagggccggaaagaaccggatacacctaatgacaatattgacttacgtcttatttttgaaatgttgcaggaacagagagcagcgattgccgaacaaggaattgCAATTGCCCAGTTGCAAACCAGAAGGGACACAACGACCCCAGAGAAGAcgagcggtgttgctgaacccagaagggatgaggcacgggttgttgagagcaatggatccggagctggttcctccaccgaggttctaaaaatgctcgaaactttggcaaagcgggtagactcgaccgaaaagagggtcgaaacgtacaactctcgggtggatcaaatcccgggggcccCGCCTTTGCTGAAAGGGTCGGactcgaaaaggtacatccaaaggccttttcctccgagtgcggctccgaaattgattccgaagaggttcaaaatgccggatatccagaaatatgatggcacaacggatccacacgaacacgtgacctcatacacctgcgctataaaaggcaatgacatggaggaagacgaaattgaatcggtattgctgaaaaagttcggggaaactctgtcaaaaggagcattgacgtggTACAACCatttgcccgagcattcgatcacttctttcgaaatgctagtcaatgccttcataaaagctcacgccggcgccaagaaggtgcaggcccgtaaggcggatattttccgtattgcCCAGAGAGACGATGAATTACTGCGTGagtttgtcaaccgattccaaagggaacggatggagctccccccgattccggaggaatgggctgcccaagctttcacaaaggggctcaatgttcggagctcaacggcttcgttcaaattaaaggaaagcttgctggagtacgaggctgtgacatgggctgatgtccataacctatatgagtcgaagattcgggtggaggatgaccaactcgagcttcccccggggccaataaatatgaacaaaagttttgagagaccaaggaaaaattaTGAACCGGAGGACAGATCGTCGAAGGAAAGGTATCAgccatattctcattcggagAAACCAAGTTTTAGGTCCGAGAAAtccagggttggcccgagccatttctctagtcggggtgataaacgggtcgagcgcccttcgaacagtcggggtctctcattcaggagcgatgccggaagctctgccggcaacaaggatTTGCCTAAAATATCAGAGTACGACTTCAACGTCAGCACCTCGGGCCTCGTCTCTACTATTGGCCGTATatcggatgtaagatggccaagacctctaaggtcggatccgggccaacgggacccaagcatggtgtgtgaataccatggaacccatggtcacagaaccgaggattgtcgccagctaagagatgAGGTAGCCCGGTtgctgaagaatggtcatctccgagaattgctgagtgaacgagccaaaagtcactacaaggaaagggagactcataaaagggccgagccagtagaaccccagcatataatcaacatgatagttgggggtaccgatgcccctcgagggccggtgatgaaacgggccaaggtttctgttgttcgcgaaAAACGCAGTcgggattatttacccgagggttctatctctttcagcaacgaggatgcaaaaggcatcattcaaccgcataatgatgcattggtaatttctatactcATCTTTAAAATttag